Genomic DNA from Lactuca sativa cultivar Salinas chromosome 8, Lsat_Salinas_v11, whole genome shotgun sequence:
acatttcctccaacatggtggtgaaagcatttgacccctcttggatttggtgactttttggttcttaatgctagttgactttcactaattacatgctatttggaattagtgactttgactaaggaaattgttatgagcttctctagccatttcaaaaattaagaaaagtctaggtaatctcaagctccttggattactatagccaaattaaggatttaaatcaaagtattgcaccattggattctaatgatatgttcatcaaaagtcaaagtgaggaaactttaagtcaaccatctctcccttattgattttacatcaaactcttatttttgttgcatttgtctatttaaatcatagttaattctagtttgtttcaagtatttcaaaacaccaaaaccccccattttattatttattgtcattttacaagtatttttacaaagagatttttcatagagttataaattgaaccaatctccgtggattcgatccctttaccactatacactattttagtgtgtaatatttagggttattatttgtgttggcctcgacaaccaccagtaATCAACTACATTCACAACGTGAGGCTTTTAGATTCACGATGTGAGTACGAATGTTCCAGAAGATAAAAATCGCAGAGGAGGAATCCTTGTAGAACATGGATATCTACTGTATTTACGTCATGAGCGTACTTATTCACAATTAACGTGAGAGCAAATTTCATGATAACTATATATTCTCTTGATCATTACGACTTGGGGGACTTTTGGTTAACTTGGAGAGTTCCTGGAGACGAAATTCATAGGGAGAAGAGGTCTGGAATTGGCTTTCAACACCAAGGAAGGAGGAAGAGTTCATTATTAGCTTTATAATTTAGTACATTTAGCATAATTTTAAATATGACTTGTACTTGTTTATTTGCTATGATGTCTAGCTAAATCTAGTTGCTTCTATTAACTAGATGAAGCTGAAACTCATGGTTTTAATACTTTAGTTTTGATTTATTTGTTGGTTATGACTTGTGTTTGATTGATTGAACCTAGCATGATGAGGTTTTGTTCATTGATTGAATTTgtgttaaagaattaagttcttctaaacttgcaaaattagataaaacccatttcttcattataaattaggttaatttaataatAGCTAGATTAATTAGTTAAAAACGTTCCCTGtaatcgacacccgacttactcaaactattctataatttgactaggtacactgcctaggtgcattttagttagttaagtggttaggttataaatttaaaattaggtgtagctaaTTGCAcgtatcaagtttttggcgccgttgccggggaacgacttATTTAATTGTTGATTTATTTGCTTTAAATTAATCAatcctttttgtggggtaaaacctgcaaaaagttatttttcagttttgtttATTTTCTTCCAGTACTGAACTTACGACGTGAGCTTTattggctcacgacgtgaatccagtaaatttatagttttctttgtttttctattttagttcggatttacgtttttatttttgtttattttgcataaattcatgaccagaggctctaatacacctttggtgccaccacttgaagatccagaGTCAGCCCTTCACAAGAAGACGGATAAGAACGCAGGAGTGAACGAAACACCAAAAAAATCATCTTTCAAAGACCTCAAATTAGTCTTTGGAAAGAAAGTAGGAGAGTCGAGTACATCATCGAAGGAAAAAAGCAAGATAGAACGCTTTGAGCAAGATCCAAACCCAAAGGAGTCCGAGTACGAATCTGAGCCTGAATTTGCATTACATAGAAGTGAATCCGAAGACGAATCTGATAACAAAATGGCTGATATTGCGGATATTTCCATGGGAGCTTATAAAAAGCGAATTAGAGATGATACCGGTCCTGGCCTAATACAACATGCAATTCCTGCAACTACCCCCTTCGAACTGAAAGGACACATCCTTGCTGCACTTAGGGATGTACCATTTTTTAGaaaggatcatgaggatgcttacaAGCATTTGGATTAAGTAAATGGCATAGCAGATTATTTCAATATCCCAAATGTTCCAAGAGAGACAGTCTTGCTAAGGATGCTACCAACGACTTTTAAAGGAGCTGCAAAAGACTGGCTAAAGGCACTACCACCTGGTGCAATCACTACCTGGGCCCAAATGAACGAATAGTTTTTAGACCATTTTTGCCCACCTTCAAGATAGCTAAACTCAAAAAGGCAATAGCAAATTTTGAGCAAAAATTCGGGTGAGTCACTTTATGAGGCATGGGAGCTCTATAAGGGATTGTTGAGAAATTGTCCCCAAAATGAACTCAATATACAACAAGAAGTGTCAATATTTTATGATGACGTTAATGTCATGACaaggcaactccttgattctcaatgACCACTTACTAAGAAAAATCCGGGGGAAGTTAAGGAGTTAGTTGAAGAATTTTCAAAGCATTCTCGTGAGTACCACAATCCAAGAAATAAGGGAGTTAAAGGAAGCGGGGGTGGAAATTCTGCAGACATGGTTGCTGTAATGGCCATGCTTGATACAATGGACAGGAGAATGAAAAAAATGGACCAGACAATACATGTTATAAAGAGTTGGATGTGAAAGGTGTAATGGTCCACACTTGACTAAGAATTGCAACTTAGATGATAATGGGTATAAAAGAGCTTAAGTTTTCTATTCGAGTGGAGATAAATATGATGAAGATTGGAGAAAACCAAAGAATGAGTGGTTGCCATATGACGAATATAagaatcaaaaagaaaaaaaaatataagcaGATAGGCCGATGCTTCTACCAAAAAGAGCAACCACCAGCCGAGAAGAAAGTTGACTTCGAAAACTTGTTGACccgatttataattttttaattaaatgggttgaaaatcttaacccaacctatttaattaaatgggttagaTGGGTTGACCCATTTAActtaaatgggttgaaaatctTAACCAACCTGCTAAttttgggttgggttgggtttggtTGGTAGGTTGGGTCGATTTTTGCCAGCTCTAACCCTCACCCTCAGTTCTCTCGATTGTCCCTCTCACCGGAAACCCCTACACACAAAACTTCGGTGACATCCAACGCCTCCCCACTTCGCCACAATCACCTTCGTTCATGGAGTTGGAGATGAAGGTGGCTCTATCTCCATCTGATTCAACTCAGTGGTGGAAAATCCAACGATGCCTCCCTCGTTGCGGATTATGACATGCCCAATCACCGCCTCCTCCGCCGCCATTCACCTATTACGAGCACCATCTATGTAGTAGTTCCCAACATGCCTGCACCACGACTTCCTTCTAACCTAGAACCCACCTACTCTCTCTATAACTCACATCTCATACTGTTGGTTAACCTAACCTCCTCATTGGGGCGGTGACATGTGTTTCGTCATCTATATTCTGCTTCCTCTAATATTCCCTCAAATTCTTCTTTCGCATGTGACCCTAACCACCGACTCACTTCTCCGCCTATCCCCATCCTTCGTCACTGCCAACATATTAGGTATAAATTGgggttttttttgttgatttgtttTCGAAATTCAAAAAACAAACTCAATTGGTGTGGTGGTGAATAGTGGTTACCTGTGGCTTTGATTTCAAGTTATTGAGGTAGTGAGGGAGCCAAATTTGCAAATCTATGTTATATTCTATTGTGGATGTACAACCCTAACTTTCGATCTTTTTGTTTCCTCACCCACTCTTTGATTCTGATTTATGGATTTGATTACATGGAACACAGTCACCGGTGGAGGGTTCCAGAGAAGACGATCAGGCCTGAATGGTTGGGAGGTGGGGATTAACAAGACTGTCATttaatttgagagagagagagagagtgtgagtGAGTGAGGGAGGGAAGGGTGAAGGTGGGACCAAAAGAGAGAGAAGGGTGAAGATGGGAGTAGTGATGAGCATCGGAACCGGCCCGAACTGGAACCGAAATTGTTGGAAATAGGAACCAAACCGGACCGTCGGTTCTACCGGTTCTTGTCATGTCCTcaatgttggaaccggtcctcgAGAAATAGCAATATACGGTTCCAGTTTTTatcggttctaccggttcccgattccaaaaatccacaaaatatCGTCCCACTCTCGGTCCAATCGGTTCTATCCGGTTCCGGCCGATTCCCCGATCCAAATGTTCATCCCTAGTTGGGACCAAATCTTTTatcaagtatttttttttaattaaattagtaatgcataaataaaaataaatttaaaaaagaaacaaacaagGGCAATATTGTCTTTCTACATGTGTTAGGGACTGAAAACGCAATGAAGTAATACAATAAGATGGtccaatgaaaaaaaaaagttagagagACTAAAGTCACTAAACACAGGCAATTTTAGCAAGCGAACCATATAAGACGATTTCAACAATTGTTTTTCGTAGGGAtagtaggtgtgagacccatatattacatgggtgtatttaaaacaattagatatatatatatatatatatatatatatatatatatatatatatatatatatatatatatatatatatataaacatttgaaaattttgaatttataagaaatataaaattataaggaAAGTCTATTAATacaattgatatgcatttattattaaatttgaaTACCATATGGaattaataaaataggaaaaccacaaaattacatgtggaataaaaattagTTCAAaacaaccacaaaatgacatgtggcaaaatgaatgtgaatttgacaagtggcaaaaaaaaccttaatTTATTAGAGAAGATTTTCGTCATTACGAATTTTTATCAAAGCTTACGAACGATGTCGTATCACATACAGATACTCTTCTCGTAAACCTCTTTCTTCATTGCGTCACCCCCTCTCTTAACACCCGCAGACACACCGTAAACAGTAGTACTGTAGAACAACGATGGCGTTGTTGAGGATGTCAATGGCGAAAAGCATCGCCCGTGAGAGCAAGAATCGTTGTATCTTGGCCTTCACAAGGTGGACTCACGCCATCGCGCAGCCGCCGCCTCTGGGCAGTGCGATAAGTCGATCAGCCGTAGTACCACCGATGGTTTTGCCTGAATTCGAAAAAAGCACAGACACCTTCAATAATGAAATCGGGTCCGGTTTCTATGTTGGCAGCGGATCTATGGAGCTCATGGCCGTCCCTAAGAAGAAGGTAAATTTATCGATTCTAACATAACTAATATTTTATAAGCCCCATCATTTTCTCTAAAGTCGTATACTTTTATTGCATATCTGCTTTACATTTTGCATCTTAGATTGGATTGCCGTTAAGTTGAATATTTTAGAGATTTGGGTTCTTGGTATTGAGCATTGTTgctttagggtttagggttttgtaATTTGTTGCAATATAGTAGTGGAAGTATTGGATTCGAATGAAATCAATTAGGGATTCACTTCACTTTCACTTGAACCCTAATTTTAGGACATGATTGTATGATCTCAATTGGAGCATGGAGATGAGCCATATTGCTAAGTTGGGAAGCTTGGTTATGCAAATTAGATACAGAGTTTGAAGCAAATTGCCAAAACATCAAAACTTGATATATTTTCCATTTTGTTAGCATTTTTTGGTGCAATTTCTCTTGATAACCTTTCTAGGactatctttgataaaatgagaagggcattcacgtcttttgcATAAATGAGAGATTTAGAGTGAGTCTCTACTATCTATCCCACATTTTTTTTCTCGACAAAAGTTAGCAATATTTGTGCGATTGACTCACTCTTATCCTTAATCCAATGCACACCAAACACAGTACAACATGCTTTGTTCTTTGTAACAAAGTGGGCTCTAGATTTTTTTTCCTGTGTGCTTCTTTAAGTATTGTTTATAATGCAGACATCTCCTCATAAACGTGGAATAAGAAATGGACCAAGGGCTCTCAAGCCTATTCCAGTGATAATACGTTGCAAGTAAGGCCTCTGATTTTGACTCTGAATATTATGATAGAAAAGTTTTGATGGATTTGCATCTTATCAAAGACATCTTGTTCTTAATATTTCTTAACATTTTCACTTATTGCACTATTAGTTTGCTATCTAGCATTATGTAATTTTGGGTTTCTTTTCTTATTTTGCTCTTTTGTGTTGCAGGGTTTGTGGGCGGGTGAAATTGCCTCATTTCTTTTGTTGCAGTGGGCTTAGAGACACAAACGGACAAAATGATTCCACCAGTTGATCACAGATTCATAATCATTTTCAATCTTGTTTGAAAACTCATAATAGACATAGAATCAGATGTCATAAGAGACATGTTTCTTTCCTATTTGCACTTTTGTACAACTGGCATTGGTCAATGATCAGTTTCTTTTTCAAGGTAGCTTCTATGGTAGATTTGAAATTCATCAGATTCATGTACTGTTGTATTCTTTTTGTTTCTCTTGATTCTTGTTCTTTAAACTGTATTTGTTTATTTCTCACTTACTACACCAACAGAAGCATAAGTAACATGTTAAATATTTGAAAACTGGAACTTCAAACGAGTGAAGCTTCATATGTTTGATATTAGGTATAAAAAACTGATCCATAAGCTTGCAAAATCCAAAATGCATCTCCTGCAACTCCTGATATGTGGAGCTTAATAAGCAAATACAGTATTATTAATCCTCAGTCCCTTacatataaaatacatgctaatGCACATAGTTTTATACCACAAAGTGTTATCAGTCGTGAcatatttatgtgttgagatGCAATTTCTTAAAGGCATGAACAAATACACATTTTTCGCTTGCTATAATATCTTCCAACGGATTCTAAGTCTTTTTTCTCTTTTTGTGtagttcaataataaaacatttcaGGTTCTTTTTTTGAACCATGCCCAGCACCCCGGCCCAAGGATACCTATGGGTTTTTTCGGGCTGAATTTTCTGTTTTTCACCCCTAATAGAGGTGCACATACTTTGATTTTAATCGAaatctttttttgaaaaaatcttTCTAGTTTTTAACCTGTTTTTATTCGTATCAGTTTCGGTTTTAACCTaattgtttgttttgttttgtttttttttaaggcATCGGTTTCATTTAAATCGATTTTTTAGAATCCTATTTTAAGTTTAACTtataaaaaacttattttttaccCAAGTAATTATACCTAGATTCTACTATTGATACATGATACTAACAATGTTTGAACTTAGAATACATCAAAGGTAAGCTTATTTTGAGCTaagaataacataaaaacatatgtGTTAATATTGAAATAATAGGAATCCTTAAGGAAATACTTTACAAGTCGCAATACACAAACCATCATAAACCTAGAAAATATTTGCAATATATAAACCAACATAGTTTGAACTTAGAAACATATGAAAAGTAGCATAGCTTGAGCTAAAGATtacataaaaacataaatgtcgaattgaaaataataaaaattatagtcTTCAAAGTGGTAATCTTCATGAAATCGAACAACTAGGCGTCTTCTCCTTCTTCCGTTCACCCTCCTCTACTTCAATCATTAGATTCAATATGCCTTGTGTGACTTCTTCTTCATGAATGAACTCTTCAACGGATGGTAAAAGTGGCCCTTCAAGCGAAAC
This window encodes:
- the LOC111906301 gene encoding uncharacterized protein LOC111906301, encoding MALLRMSMAKSIARESKNRCILAFTRWTHAIAQPPPLGSAISRSAVVPPMVLPEFEKSTDTFNNEIGSGFYVGSGSMELMAVPKKKTSPHKRGIRNGPRALKPIPVIIRCKVCGRVKLPHFFCCSGLRDTNGQNDSTS